The Pedobacter frigiditerrae genomic sequence TTGATCTTCAATCAATAATACTTTATTAAACTGTTGAGCAATAGAAAAATTTGAAAGAGAATTAAATGCGTTTGCCAGTTCTTTCTCATCAATAGGTTTTTTCAAAAAGCCAATTGCACCTTCTTGTTTTGCTTTGCTTAATTTTTCATCCCTAGCAGACATGATATGTACAGGAATGTGTTTGGTAATTGGATTAGCTTTGAGCTTTTTAAGAATCATCCATCCATCCATTACAGGAAGCATGATGTCTAATATAATTGCGTCTGGAACCTGACTAATTGCCATATCTAGGCCAACATCTCCACTATGAGCAAGAATGGGCTCAAAACCCTTTTCTATTGCGTAGTCTTTTAAAATGTCAGCAAAATTAATGTCGTCCTCAACTATTAATAGCAGATTTTTTTCTCTTTCAATTTTAAAGGGAGTGTTAAAGTTAATCGGTTCTTCTATTTCTTTAACTTCCTCAATTTCAACTTCAGTATTAACTAGGCCTGTGGTGGAATGTTTTACAGGAATAAATAAAGTAAATGTACTTCCAATACCCAATTCGCTCTTGATCTGGATCTCTCCACCTAAAATTTGTGCAATCTCTTTACTAATAGATAGACCTAAACCAGTGCCTCCATATTTTCTACTTGTAGAACCATCTGCTTGTTGAAATGCCTCGAAGATAACTTTTTGTTTATCTGCTGAAATGCCAATTCCGGTATCCACCACCTCAATTGCTATAATTGGCTCTATGTTATTTCGTAATTGTTCAGAATAAAAAGTGGTTTATTTATCAGAAATGGCCAAATTTAGTGTTACAGCGCCATTTTCTGGTGTGAATTTAAAAGCATTTGATAGTAGATTTTTGATCACTTGCTCTAATCTGCTTTGATCGGTAGTCAAACTGCTTGGTAAATTTTGTGAAAGGTTTACTTCAAAATTTACTTTTTTGTTTTTTGCAACCTCATTAAACAAAGCTTCCATGTTTTGCTTCACTTCTAAAGGCCTTACTGTTTCAATACTAAGGTCTATTTTACCAGCCTCAATCTTAGATAAGTCTAAAATGTCGTTAATTAAGTTCAATAAATCTGTACCAGCATTATGGATTACGCCAGCGTATTTGATCTGATCATCATTTAGGTTATCTGGTTTGTTTTCCTTTAATATTCTAGCTAATATTAAAATACTGTTTAATGGAGTTCGTAACTCATGACTCATATTTGCCAAAAACTCCGACTTATATTTACTAGAGATCTCAAGCTCTTTTGCCTTTAAGCCCATCGCTTCCCTTGCCTGATTAATGGAAACGTTTTTCTCTTCTAATAAAAGTGCTTTTTCTTCGAGTTCTAAATTTGTCTGTCTTAGTTCTTCTTGTTGTACCCTAAGCTCTTCTTCAGATGCTTGAAGTTCCTCATTCGTGGTCCTTAGTTCTTCTTGTTGCGCTTCTAATTCCTCTGCTTGTTGTTGGGTTTGCTCAAACAGATCTCTGAGGATAACTCTTGAAGAGGCACTATTAATAGCAATGCCAACATTCTCAGCTATTCCACTTAAAAATAAACCCATCGCTTCGTTAGGGGTGTTATTTAAACCTAATTCAATTACAGCAATAGTTTCATTTTGAAATAGAACAGGGCAAAGATGAATGTAACGAGGTGGGGTAGACCCTAATCCTGAACTGATTTTAACATAATCCGCAGGTACATCGCTTAATAGTTTTGCTTTTTTCTCCAAAGCTACCTGACCAATAAGCCCATCACCTAAATTGTAATGTTTTTTGATACCTTTTGCAGCATACGCATAAGTTCCATTTAAATGAAAACCCTTCTCCTTATTGCCGAGAAAAATAGCTCCAATAGGTGCATTGATGTAATTACAGATACTAGAAATAATATGGTTCGCTAATTCATCTATTTCTTGCTCGCCACGCATGGCTTCATTTACAAGCTTTACACCAGATAGTAGCCAGTTTTTTTGCTCATTTTCAGAAGAAAGTAATTCTAATTGAGTATTGTTTTGGCGAATTTGTATTTCTGTTTCTTTTTGCTGGTCAAAAGTTTTGCGGATATAAGAAAGCAAGAATAAAATTAGACCGAAGATTACCACTGAGCTAATAATGATAATCAGTGTTGTTCTTTGGCTGCTCTTTTCTGTATCTAATTTTCGTTGAGCTAATAGTTGTGCTTCTATGTGAATAATTTTTGCATTTATCCTTAAAATGTTATCCTTAGAAATTTTGCCATTATCTGTTAAGATTTTACTAAATGCAGCTCCTTGACCTTTACTGGCATATGCCTGTAATATCTCTTGCATATTATCGAGCTTCTGATGGGCAAATGATTCTAATGAATCGACATTAATAACTTGTTTAGGATTATCGTTTACGAGCTCTCTTAAGGTATTAATTGTTGGGAGTATTTTCTTGGAATTTTTAGTGTAAGGCTCTAGATAATTGGACTTTTGTGTAATAATAAATCCTCTTAACGATGTTTCAGAATTTAGAATTTGCAACTCAATCTTTTTAGAAAGATCGATAACTTCATAAGTATGCGACTGCCACTTTGTGTTTTCATTAAGTGAGTCAATGCTTAAATAAGAAACTATAGAAGAAATTGCAACAAATAATAAAGATGCCGTAAAGCCAGTAAGTACTTGTTGCTTAAATGAAAGCTTTAACATTTAATAGGGATTAATAGATCATGTTACCAAATGAAAAACAAAAAATCAAATGGTTGACATACAATATTAACGATAATAAGAGATTTTTCTTAGTAAAGAATAAAATTTATAAAACTTGTAAACAGTCACTGTAAGTTGTTCCTATCGGGATAATTTGTTCACCAATCCAAACTTGGGAACGATCATATTTGCTGATTTTGTTTTTGGCAATAATAAATGCTCTATGCGTTCTAATGAATTGCTTATTTGGTAGTAAGTCCACTAGTTCATTTATCGTAACACGAGAGCTTAACAATTTGCCATTACTCAGATGAAATTGGGTATAGTTCCCAGATGCTTCAATGTAAAAGATATCGTGATATAAAACCTTTATTTGCTCATAGCCATCTTTAATAAAAATGAAATCAGCTTTGCTTTCTGGAGCTTGATTACGTAAATCGAAAAGCTCTTTTGCTTTGTTACAGGCTTTTAAGAATCTGGAAAGTGAAAAAGGTTTTAACAAATAATCAACAGCATCAAGTTCAAAACTTTGTACAGCATGCTCACTATATGCTGTGGTGAAAATAACCATAGGCGGTTTACTTAATGCTTTCAAGAACTCAATTCCACTAATGTCTGGCATTTTAATATCCAAGAAAATTAAATCCACCTTGTGTTGTTGCAGATAGGTAATGGCCTCAAATGCATTGGTAAACTGCGCTTTTAACTCAATAAATGGCACCTTGCTAGCATGTGCTGCAACAATATCCAAGGCTATTGGCTCGTCATCTATCGCTATTGCAATCATTGTATCAAATTGTCAGACTGAGTACTGAGTAATTTTTCTATTTGTTATATAAATCAAAAAGATGTCATCCTGAGCGTAGTCGAAGGAATCTTTTTGATTTTTGAGTTAAATATTGGCGCTTCGACTACGCTCAGCGTGACATTGTTTCGAAGCCTATTTTTGAATATAGTTTTTATAATTTGTTTCATTCTTGCAAATCGAAAGCTCTTTCAGTTTCTCCCAATTATCATTAATAATAGCTTATTTCTTTTTTCTACTCCAGCCTTTAATTTGCTTTTCAAAATCTATGGCTTGATTAACATCTGGAAAATTCTCACAAAACACTAAAGATAAAGGTCTTCTCTTATAAGTATAGCATGCAATGTTTTCTCCGTTTTGATGTTCATAAAGTCTCCTGTCTATATCATTGGTTATTCCAGTGTAATAGGAGCCATCGCTGCATTTTAAAATATAAACCGAATAATATTTCATCTATTTTTGGTTATCCATTTCGACTACACTCCGTGTGACATATAGTCTAAAATAAACAAAAAAATGTCATTCTGACCGTATTCGTAGGATTTTTTATTTATTTAGTTAACACTTGTTTTGTTAAACAATCTAATTTTGTAATCTTGACAAGGTAGCGCTTCGACTACGCTCCGCGTGACATCCACAGTTATTGTATTTAAACCTGAAACACTTAGAATATTATTTACAACTGTATAGTTAAATGAATAAAGAATTCCTTGGCACTCTCGCGAATAATCAGCTCATGTTTATTTGGATACAATAATGCTAAACGTTGTTTAACATTCTCTAAACCAATACCGCTTTTTAACTTTTCAGGATCGTTATCTGGTTTAATATGAATGCTGTTATGCACATCAAAATATAAGGTATTTTCCTTTGTTTGCAAGGTTACCTTAATGTGTGAAGGCTGTTGTAAGCTAATACCATGTTTAAATGCATTTTCTACAAAAGGAATCAACAGCATTGGCGCAATCTGAAAATTGTTTAATTGTTCATCAATCTGCGTATCAATAACGATATCAGCAGAGCGAGAAGTTCTTAGTTTTTGCAGGGCGATGTAATTTTCTAAATAATCTACATCCCTAGTAAGAGAGATTTTTTCTTGTACATTTTCATGTAACATGAACCTCATCATGTCTCCTAATTTCTGAATGCCTTCGCCCGTTCTTTCTGCATTTTCTTGTAAAGCTGTACCGTACAAAGTATTTAAGGCATTAAATAAAAAGTGGGGATTAATCTGCGATTGCAGAAAACTTAAACTTGCGTCAGATTTACCTAGTTCTGTTCTTAAAGAGGTTAATACATTACTATTTGTAAATCTACTTTTGTAAATGTACCAAGCCAATGGCAAGGTAATTAACAATTGTGTTGGAAAATGGAAGC encodes the following:
- a CDS encoding CHASE3 domain-containing protein; amino-acid sequence: MLKLSFKQQVLTGFTASLLFVAISSIVSYLSIDSLNENTKWQSHTYEVIDLSKKIELQILNSETSLRGFIITQKSNYLEPYTKNSKKILPTINTLRELVNDNPKQVINVDSLESFAHQKLDNMQEILQAYASKGQGAAFSKILTDNGKISKDNILRINAKIIHIEAQLLAQRKLDTEKSSQRTTLIIIISSVVIFGLILFLLSYIRKTFDQQKETEIQIRQNNTQLELLSSENEQKNWLLSGVKLVNEAMRGEQEIDELANHIISSICNYINAPIGAIFLGNKEKGFHLNGTYAYAAKGIKKHYNLGDGLIGQVALEKKAKLLSDVPADYVKISSGLGSTPPRYIHLCPVLFQNETIAVIELGLNNTPNEAMGLFLSGIAENVGIAINSASSRVILRDLFEQTQQQAEELEAQQEELRTTNEELQASEEELRVQQEELRQTNLELEEKALLLEEKNVSINQAREAMGLKAKELEISSKYKSEFLANMSHELRTPLNSILILARILKENKPDNLNDDQIKYAGVIHNAGTDLLNLINDILDLSKIEAGKIDLSIETVRPLEVKQNMEALFNEVAKNKKVNFEVNLSQNLPSSLTTDQSRLEQVIKNLLSNAFKFTPENGAVTLNLAISDK
- a CDS encoding LytTR family DNA-binding domain-containing protein, giving the protein MIAIAIDDEPIALDIVAAHASKVPFIELKAQFTNAFEAITYLQQHKVDLIFLDIKMPDISGIEFLKALSKPPMVIFTTAYSEHAVQSFELDAVDYLLKPFSLSRFLKACNKAKELFDLRNQAPESKADFIFIKDGYEQIKVLYHDIFYIEASGNYTQFHLSNGKLLSSRVTINELVDLLPNKQFIRTHRAFIIAKNKISKYDRSQVWIGEQIIPIGTTYSDCLQVL
- a CDS encoding GIY-YIG nuclease family protein, whose translation is MKYYSVYILKCSDGSYYTGITNDIDRRLYEHQNGENIACYTYKRRPLSLVFCENFPDVNQAIDFEKQIKGWSRKKK